The Bemisia tabaci chromosome 5, PGI_BMITA_v3 genome includes a window with the following:
- the LOC109040770 gene encoding uncharacterized protein: protein MATASQMDSDEEDVFWGPVTMKEIKLTFKKELEELNRRRSAEVKKTDADINNGTSYSLPKRLEDDRVSPVSHESTFLTTQRNHPQSNGHTITNHGDPQPEEETCFASTPQKLVNISGNGTSQHNKESTFNSSSTTPISSPIKENCSSTYTTPSLASQSRNDFDSSFASVASSFIDESDSPALEVASESFEKVDPKRYDARSINIPDVIGSHIQSSVSPLLSITEKLNLQPSEKNSPENILQDIDSISKNSLVPVKGVLPTPIIESKIDKMSTSSASLTTGNKVSQMNGVQNITSDCNLSDSSDKANRLSPKKELILGGGTAPQKFKSEDSQCVPCSAEEKLLNENGLSKVAKSRDLKMSSGSDSPASLKFQATDSPLKPFNISQFTEADLSDVSPPNFSVFDDSVMSVNQTQLPTLSKLKRTSEVPSRKLAGSNLPRFGLKLPQKKSIVNISVPEASVEQQNTNNFSNHITSPKASTSPKVLRNLGTQIPSIVDTKTGLNQCLPCGEKTPQKSISTSGKKEKFFKTPPSIKYSNSKLKQAFGKTSPFNPKFDRLSPSSVHMSTPSFSESIVEENGTCEKVVSEPKKKFFSGPHSLNLSSGPVRVKTPKIISPKSSSNSNTFKPHRFAKNDTLSSERNNSTVHSKIPAASIPRFFPRNVNITPSYRENLPNCSLKSEDLEISVAAYSSDSSLPLSEASFSSSNTVKTFGLSKSNTLSSERNNTSVRSKIPSASIPKFFPKVVTNTHPNQENLPNSTRKSEDLEKSVAFYSSDSSLPLSDASFNSSANSNKSRIGGIPKPKFFADLPKKQPTTRLPRLNDSSRIPKVSATNYFQKNSK from the coding sequence AGACCGATGCAGACATAAATAATGGAACATCGTATTCTTTACCAAAAAGGCTTGAAGATGATCGTGTCTCTCCAGTGTCGCATGAATCAACTTTTTTGACTACACAAAGGAACCACCCTCAATCCAATGGTCACACCATCACCAATCACGGTGATCCGCAGCCAGAGGAAGAGACCTGTTTTGCCTCTACACCACAAAAATTAGTCAATATTTCAGGTAATGGTACCTCTCAGCATAATAAAGAGAGCACCTTCAACTCCTCCAGTACGACACCGATCTCGTCTCCCATAAAAGAAAACTGCTCCTCAACTTACACGACTCCATCGTTGGCGTCTCAGTCTCGTAATGattttgattcttcttttgcgtCAGTGGCATCCTCTTTTATTGATGAGTCAGACTCCCCTGCTCTAGAGGTTGCGtcagaaagttttgaaaaagtcGATCCAAAACGTTATGACGCCAGGAGTATTAATATTCCTGATGTAATTGGAAGTCACATACAATCCTCTGTCTCTCCATTGTTGAGTATCACTGAAAAGTTGAACCTTCAACCATCCGAGAAAAATTCACCTGAGAACATTCTTCAAGATATTGATTCTATCTCAAAAAACTCACTGGTCCCAGTGAAAGGTGTGCTTCCAACTCCTATCATAGaatcaaaaattgataaaatgtctACTTCCTCTGCATCTTTGACAACTGGCAACAAGGTCTCTCAAATGAATGGTGTTCAGAATATAACTTCAGATTGCAACTTGTCAGATAGCTCTGATAAAGCGAATCGCCTCAGTCCTAAGAAAGAGCTAATTTTAGGCGGGGGAACTGCTCCACAGAAATTTAAGTCCGAAGATAGTCAATGTGTTCCTTGCTCTGCAGAAGAAAAACTTTTGAATGAGAATGGTCTatccaaagttgccaaaagTCGCGATTTGAAAATGAGCTCTGGATCAGATTCGCCTGCTTctctaaaatttcaagcaaCTGATTCTCCTTTGAAACCATTTaatatttcacaatttactGAGGCAGATTTATCAGATGTATCTCCACCAAATTTCTCTGTTTTTGATGATTCTGTCATGTCTGTCAATCAGACCCAGCTTCCAACTTTATCTAAATTGAAAAGAACTTCTGAAGTACCTAGCAGGAAGTTAGCAGGAAGCAATTTACCTAGATTTGGACTAAAACTGCCTCAGAAGAAGAGTATTGTCAATATATCAGTGCCAGAAGCATCTGTAGAACAGCAAAATACAAATAACTTTTCCAACCATATAACTTCCCCGAAAGCTTCTACGAGTCCCAAGGTATTAAGAAACCTTGGAACTCAGATTCCATCTATTGTTGATACTAAGACTGGGCTCAACCAGTGCTTACCATGTGGCGAAAAGACACCACAAAAAAGCATCTCAACttcaggaaagaaagaaaagttttttaaaacacCTCCATCAATCAAGTATTCAAACTCCAAACTCAAACAAGCATTCGGAAAAACTAGTCCTTTCAACCCGAAATTCGATCGCTTGTCTCCCTCTAGTGTGCACATGTCGACACCATCTTTCTCTGAGTCTATCGTGGAAGAAAATGGAACCTGTGAAAAAGTGGTTTCAgaaccaaagaaaaaatttttctcaggaCCTCACTCCCTTAACTTATCCTCTGGACCAGTGAGAGTCAAAACACCAAAGATCATCTCACCAAAGTCAAGCAGCAACAGCAATACTTTCAAGCCTCACAGATTTGCTAAAAATGACACGCTTTCCTCTGAGCGCAACAATTCTACTGTGCACTCAAAGATACCAGCAGCATCTATTCCCAGGTTTTTCCCTAGAAATGTGAACATTACGCCATCCTATCGAGAAAATTTACCCAATTGCTCTCTCAAATCTGAGGATTTGGAGATCTCCGTTGCTGCTTACAGTAGTGACTCATCTTTGCCTCTTTCTGAAGCCTCTTTTAGTAGCAGCAACACTGTAAAAACTTTTGGTCTTTCTAAAAGTAACACACTCTCTTCAGAGCGGAACAACACTTCAGTGCGCTCAAAAATACCGTCAGCCTCTATTCCTAAATTTTTCCCCAAAGTCGTAACCAACACACATCCCAATCAAGAAAATTTGCCTAACAGCACTCGTAAATCAGAAGATTTGGAAAAGTCTGTTGCCTTTTACAGCAGTGATTCGTCTCTCCCACTCTCTGATGCTTCTTTTAATAGCTCTGCCAATTCAAACAAATCTCGTATTGGTGGGATACCAAAACCCAAGTTTTTTGCGgaccttccaaaaaaacaaccAACAACTCGATTACCACGCTTGAATGACTCGTCAAGAATCCCTAAAGTTAGTGCTActaattatttccaaaaaaatagcaAGTAA